A genomic window from Thunnus thynnus chromosome 12, fThuThy2.1, whole genome shotgun sequence includes:
- the LOC137194759 gene encoding uncharacterized protein isoform X1, which produces MDTDTGTMEVAALGRPFSLGMLYDCRKDSLIPGMTLWDLNDLKNDIQEEPQCYNNFEIVASESIADKSSALNVEASLKLSFCSGLIKVGGSAKYLNDSKTSKNQARVTLKYHATTKMKQLSMSHLGRGNVKHPYVFDEGIATHVVTAILYGAQAFFVFDREVSDEESHQDIQGNMKVMIKKIPNITVGGEGSLKMRDEEKESVEKFSCKFHGDFLLEKTPTSFQDAVQVYQSLPRLLGTNGENAVPMKVWLMPLVRLDPSAAKLVRQISIRLVQESQSVLEDFTELEMRCNDAMRTTTAQQFPQIGEKLKTFAEFYSEYKLIFQQTLAKILPSIRGGGEEEAVLAEILKKRHSSPFNNTSLNKWMDCKEKEIYTLLSFTNKMKNTKIISSQSHLNREIPSAEHAVCFIFTSLGSAEPYLSALLNYLKETPKPDDPQDRHDIEMEQWYASPEVSDAMRSKVKLFSDFAEANKEKKNIKFLTVGLTNETQKGSSIYLYKDGFSVSENFELPSKPETVTAGDVTHNSVTLKICPPRFGSEKVTSYSVEYCVSGEDGWQQAPKAEEVTVSGLTPNTEYMFRCRAMTSVGDGPAGELSGSIKTLPCSPPGKPQVETNSSEISVSWEKPAEIGQDAHILNYIMEYAQTDKGVKDEDLQWNQMVSRAEKGIISGLQSETEYAVRVRCDCGGAGRSKESITLNVCTTKFTRLAETLMRTSESINSGSPSLYKLPLKEEDMNIDGCRRYNFGKESKRQNRTIMLFGATGSGKSTLINGMINYVVGVEWKDNFRFKLIDEDQSKSQAERQTSEVTVYKINHQDGFKTPFSLTIVDTPGFGDTSDIERDKEITEQLCNLFSTEHDVSEIDAVCFVVPAALTRLTPSQYYMFDSVLSIFGKDVAENIRVLVTFADGQRPPVLEAINESGVPCLKTKDGLPAHFKFNNSALFADNKSSTADSMDGDDEDGGFDQMCWNMGTESLKRFFVALNVIDTKSLTMTKEVLRERQKVENSVKHLQKQVKLMVGKIEEIKQTSNKLKEHEASIIRDKNFEFEVTITKFVQDDISGTGLNSTNCQQCDHTCHYPCICQVSNDADKRRCSAMGSDGYCTECPNKCYWNVHVNEKFRWDYKEVKEKRTVKELTEKYLKDSKEKDTQTLIEKLRVEKDHVQEELKKQINNSENWSNRLKEISLNPNPLSTKDCIDRLIKAEKAEANPGWNQRVRFLQDMTGNTSSFIQHYRKLMSKLFE; this is translated from the exons ATGGACACCGACACGGGGACGATGGAGGTGGCGGCGCTCGGCCGGCCTTTCAGCCTCGGGATGCTGTACGACTGCCGCAAAGACTCACTCATCCCTG GCATGACATTGTGGGACCTTAATGATCTGAAAAATGATATACAAGAAGAACCACAGTGCTACAACAATTTTGAGATAGTTGCATCTGAATCAATTGCAGATAAATCTTCAGCATTAAATGTTGAAGCATCGCTGAAGTTAAGTTTCTGTAGTGGACTCATAAAGGTTGGAGGATCTGCCAAATACCTGAATGATagtaaaacatccaaaaatcaGGCCAGAGTAACACTGAAGTACCATGCAACCACAAAGATGAAGCAACTGTCAATGAGTCATCTTGGAAGAGGTAATGTGAAGCATCCGTATGTCTTTGATGAAGGAATAGCAACACATGTAGTCACAGCTATCCTTTATGGGGCACAAGCCTTCTTTGTCTTTGACCGTGAGGTGTCTGATGAAGAAAGTCATCAAGACATTCAGGGCAACATGAAGGTGATGATCAAGAAAATCCCCAACATCACAGTAGGGGGGGAAGGTTCTCTAAAAATGAGagatgaggaaaaagaaagtgtgGAGAAGTTTTCCTGCAAATTCCATGGAGACTTTTTACTGGAGAAAACTCCAACATCCTTTCAGGATGCTGTACAAGTCTACCAAAGTCTGCCACGATTGCTGGGAACCAATGGAGAAAATGCTGTACCAATGAAGGTCTGGCTGATGCCACTCGTGCGTTTAGATCCATCTGCTGCTAAACTCGTCCGTCAGATAAGTATAAGATTAGTGCAGGAATCCCAGAGTGTCCTGGAGGACTTCACTGAGCTGGAAATGAGGTGCAATGATGCAATGAGAACCACCACTGCACAGCAGTTCCCACAGATTGGtgaaaaacttaaaacatttgcagaatTTTACTCTGAGTACAAACTTATTTTCCAACAAACCTTGGCAAAGATACTTCCATCAAtcaggggaggaggggaagaggaggctGTGCTCGCAGAGATCCTGAAGAAGAGACATTCTTCTCCTTTCAACAACACAAGCCTGAACAAGTGGATGGACTGTAAAGAGAAGGAAATCTACACCTTACTGTCTTTCACgaacaagatgaaaaacacCAAGATCATCTCATCTCAAAGTCATCTGAACAGGGAAATTCCCAGTGCAGaacatgctgtgtgttttattttcacctcACTGGGAAGTGCTGAACCGTATCTCTCAGCTTTATTAAACTACTTAAAAGAAACACCCAAACCAGACGACCCTCAAGATCGACATGACATAGAGATGGAACAATGGTACGCCTCACCAGAAGTATCAGATGCAATGAGGAGCAAAGTAAAGCTATTCAGTGATTTTGCAGAGGCcaacaaggagaagaagaacataAAGTTCCTGACAGTGGGTTTAACAAATGAGACACAGAAAGGTTCAAGCATCTACCTTTATAAAGACGGTTTTTCTGTCAGTGAGAACTTTGAGCTGCCTTCAAAGCCTGAAACAGTGACAGCAGGTGATGTAACCCACAACAGCGTTACACTGAAGATTTGTCCACCAAGATTTGGATCAGAGAAAGTCACCTCCTACTCTGTAGAGTACTGTGTCagtggagaggatggatggCAACAAGCACCAAAGGCTGAAGAAGTGACAGTGAGCGGTCTGACTCCTAACACAGAGTATATGTTCAGATGCAGAGCAATGACCTCAGTAGGTGATGGGCCAGCTGGTGAACTCAGCGGTTCCATTAAAACCTTACCTTGCAGCCCTCCTGGAAAACCTCAAGTTGAAACAAACTCAAGTGAGATATCAGTTAGCTGGGAGAAACCTGCAGAGATTGGACAAGATGCCCACATTTTGAACTACATCATGGAGTACGCCCAAACAGACAAAGGGGTGAAAGATGAAGATCTCCAGTGGAACCAAATGGTGTCAAGAGCTGAAAAGGGGATAATTTCAGGGCTTCAGTCAGAGACAGAATATGCTGTCAGGGTTAGATGTGACTGTGGTGGAGCAGGCAGAAGCAAAGAAAGCATCACTTTGAATGTCTGCACAACAAAATTTACGCGACTTGCAGAAACTCTCATGCGTACAAGTGAAAGCATAAATTCTGGATCCCCCTCACTTTACAAACTGCCTCTGAAAGAAGAAGATATGAACATAGATGGTTGCCGGAGGTATAATTTCGGTAAAGAAAGCAAGAGGCAAAATCGCACAATTATGCTTTTTGGAGCGACCGGATCAGGAAAGTCCACTCTCATCAATGGAATGATCAACTACGTTGTTGGTGTAGAGTGGAAGGACAATTTCagatttaaattaattgatgAGGATCAGTCCAAATCACAAGCTGAGAGACAGACCTCTGAAGTCACTGTGTACAAAATCAACCACCAAGACGGGTTTAAAACCCCCTTCTCTCTGACCATCGTGGACACTCCAGGCTTTGGAGATACAAGTGAcatagagagagacaaagagatcACAGAGCAGCTATGTAATCTCTTCTCTACTGAGCATGATGTCAGTGAAATTGATGCTGTGTGTTTCGTAGTTCCAGCTGCGTTAACACGACTCACACCATCACAGTACTATATGTTTGATTCTGTGCTTTCAATCTTTGGCAAAGATGTGGCAGAAAACATCAGGGTTCTGGTGACATTTGCAGACGGCCAACGTCCACCAGTTCTAGAGGCAATCAATGAATCAGGTGTCccatgtcttaaaacaaaagacGGGCTGCCAGCTCACTTCAAATTCAATAACTCTGCATTATTTGCAGACAACAAATCATCCACAGCAGACAGCATGGATGGAGATGATGAAGATGGAGGCTTTGATCAGATGTGTTGGAACATGGGGACAGAAAGCTTGAAGAGGTTTTTTGTTGCTCTAAATGTCATAGACACCAAAAGCTTGACAATGACAAAGGAGGTcctcagagaaagacagaaggtCGAGAATTCAGTTAAGCATTTGCAGAAGCAGGTTAAACTTATGGTAGGCAAGATTGAGGAGATAAAGCAGACGTCCAACAAACTGAAAGAGCATGAGGCAAGTATCATTAGAGATAAGAATTTTGAGTTTGAAGTCACCATCACAAAGTTTGTTCAAGATGATATTTCTGGTACTGGACTTAACTCGACCAATTGTCAGCAGTGCGATCATACCTGTCATTATCCCTGTATCTGTCAAGTATCCAATGATGCAGATAAAAGACGCTGTTCTGCAATGGGATCAGATGGATACTGTACTGAGTGTCCAAACAAATGTTATTGGAATGTACATGTTAATGAGAAGTTCAGATGGGACTATAAAGAGGTTAAAGAAAAACGAACAGTGAAAGAGCTGACAGAAAAGTACCTAAAAGATTCAAAGGAAAAGGATACTCAGACTTTGATTGAAAAACTGAGGGTTGAAAAGGATCATGTGCAGGAAGAGTTGAAGAAACAGATAAACAACTCTGAAAACTGGTCAAACAGACTCAAAGAGATATCACTCAATCCAAATCCTCTCTCCACTAAAGATTGCATTGACAGGCTTATTAAAGCAGAGAAAGCTGAGGCCAATCCAGGATGGAATCAACGAGTTCGATTCCTGCAGGACATGACAGGCAACACgagttcattcattcaacattaCCGCAAACTTATGTCCAAACTATTTGAATAA